Proteins encoded by one window of Burkholderia plantarii:
- a CDS encoding glutathione S-transferase family protein produces the protein MNGTQAALAPRLTLISHPLCPFVQRVAIVLHEKRLVFERVDVDLDDRPDWFVALSPTGKVPLLEVRDRLGRGGVLFESMAICEYAEDLGIGARLYPDDAFARAGQRAWIEFASAMLGDAWRLLNAGDERAARVEGDALRGRLRRFESELGDGPYFAGPAFGMVDAMVAPVFRYFDCLDAAWSDDLFDGLGKVARWRVALAARPSVIAAVSGDYRERLRAHLHGQRAWLMRT, from the coding sequence ATGAACGGGACGCAGGCGGCGCTCGCGCCGCGGCTGACGCTGATCAGCCATCCGCTCTGTCCGTTCGTGCAGCGCGTCGCGATCGTGCTGCACGAGAAGCGTCTGGTGTTCGAGCGTGTCGATGTCGATCTGGACGACCGGCCGGACTGGTTCGTCGCGCTTTCGCCGACCGGCAAGGTGCCGCTGCTCGAGGTGCGCGATCGGCTTGGGCGCGGCGGCGTGCTGTTCGAGAGCATGGCGATCTGCGAATACGCCGAGGATCTCGGCATCGGCGCGCGGCTTTATCCCGACGACGCGTTCGCGCGCGCCGGGCAGCGCGCCTGGATCGAATTCGCGTCGGCCATGCTCGGCGATGCGTGGCGCTTGCTGAACGCAGGCGACGAGCGCGCCGCGCGGGTCGAGGGCGATGCGTTGCGAGGCAGGCTGCGGCGCTTCGAGAGCGAGCTGGGTGACGGGCCGTACTTCGCCGGGCCGGCGTTCGGCATGGTCGATGCGATGGTCGCGCCGGTGTTCCGCTACTTCGATTGCCTCGACGCCGCGTGGAGCGATGACCTGTTCGATGGTCTCGGCAAGGTCGCGCGCTGGCGCGTGGCGTTGGCGGCGCGGCCGAGCGTGATCGCGGCGGTGAGTGGTGACTATCGCGAACGGTTGCGTGCGCATCTACATGGGCAGCGCGCCTGGCTGATGAGGACGTGA